Proteins from a single region of Streptomyces sp. HUAS 15-9:
- a CDS encoding menaquinone biosynthetic enzyme MqnA/MqnD family protein produces the protein MDNSRTRPRVGHIQFLNCLPLYWGLARTGTLLDFELTKDTPEKLSEQLVRGDLDIGPITLVEFLRNADDLVAFPDIAVGCDGPVMSCVIVSQVPLDRLDGARVALGSTSRTSVRLAQLLLAERYGVRPDYYTCPPDLSLMMQEADAAVLIGDAALRANLLDGPRYGLAVHDLGALWKEWTGLPFVFAVWAARRDYLEREPLITRQVHEAFLSSRNLSLEEVGKVAEQAARWEAFDERVLEQYFTTLDFRFGDPQLAAVAEFARRVGPTTGFPADVKVDLLQP, from the coding sequence GTGGACAATTCTCGCACCCGGCCGCGCGTCGGTCACATCCAGTTCCTGAACTGCCTGCCCCTGTACTGGGGGCTCGCGAGAACCGGCACCCTCCTCGACTTCGAGCTGACCAAGGACACACCGGAGAAGCTCAGCGAGCAGCTGGTGCGGGGGGACCTCGACATCGGGCCCATCACCCTCGTCGAGTTCCTGCGCAACGCCGACGACCTGGTCGCCTTCCCCGACATCGCGGTCGGCTGCGACGGCCCGGTGATGTCCTGCGTGATCGTCTCGCAGGTCCCCCTGGACCGACTGGACGGCGCCCGTGTCGCCCTCGGCTCCACCTCCCGCACCTCCGTCCGCCTCGCCCAGCTGCTGCTCGCCGAGCGCTACGGCGTACGGCCCGACTACTACACCTGCCCGCCCGACCTCAGCCTGATGATGCAGGAGGCGGACGCGGCGGTGCTCATCGGCGACGCGGCGCTGCGGGCCAACCTCCTCGACGGTCCGCGCTACGGCCTGGCCGTGCACGACCTGGGCGCGCTGTGGAAGGAATGGACGGGCCTGCCGTTCGTCTTCGCGGTGTGGGCGGCCCGCCGGGACTATCTGGAGCGCGAACCGCTGATCACCCGTCAGGTGCACGAGGCGTTCCTGTCCTCCCGCAACCTCTCCCTGGAGGAGGTCGGCAAGGTCGCCGAGCAGGCGGCCCGCTGGGAGGCCTTCGACGAGCGGGTCCTGGAGCAGTACTTCACCACCCTCGACTTCCGCTTCGGGGATCCCCAACTCGCGGCGGTCGCGGAGTTCGCCCGCCGGGTGGGCCCGACCACGGGCTTCCCGGCGGATGTGAAGGTGGATCTGCTCCAGCCCTAA
- a CDS encoding serine/threonine-protein kinase, whose amino-acid sequence MQPLGADEPTVVGPYRLLGRLGAGGMGRVYLGRSTGGRTVAVKIVHPHFALDEEFRARFRREVEAARRVGGAWTAPVLDADPEAAVPWVATAYAAGPSLAAAVTDGGPLPAHSVRVLGAGLAEALAAVHELGLVHRDVKPSNVLLTLDGPLLIDFGIARATDGTASLTSSGVSIGSPGYMSPEQILGKGVTGAADVFSLGAVLAYAATGEPPFPGDSSAALLYKVVHEQPELGSLGGDLRKVAEACLTKNPAARPTPADIARRLAPDGAARLVAGGWLPGTLVEQVSRSAVQLLNLETTEAVPSGPVGFSSPSVGGNSGAAVSAAVGEFGPAPDMSVPASSAVGPPTFVPGEGNAVPGAPTVVPEPRDGVPAGQGQGVGQGPGVGQGPGAEQRPGAEQRPGKVSVSVAAVSTPGEGGRGRRVSCTVALAVAGALAAVTVGLGFVIRPMLGGDEDSSAGSGHEYSPAPSAASSTAPSDASSDAAGAPTAVPARYLGTWEGQGTALDGNLPIGTFRLTVHRADVGEELGRMTQTDQLGGVCTDVLTLKKVTKTQLVATSVGAKNNHEGCNPAPHSVELTPVGDDLKYASDSSAEGNPVSRMSKVK is encoded by the coding sequence ATGCAGCCGCTCGGAGCCGACGAACCGACCGTCGTCGGACCCTACCGGCTCCTCGGCCGGCTCGGTGCCGGCGGAATGGGGCGCGTGTACCTGGGGCGGAGCACGGGCGGCCGTACGGTCGCCGTGAAGATCGTGCATCCGCACTTCGCGCTCGACGAGGAGTTCCGCGCCCGCTTCCGGCGCGAGGTGGAGGCCGCGCGCCGGGTCGGCGGTGCCTGGACCGCACCGGTCCTGGACGCGGACCCGGAGGCCGCCGTGCCCTGGGTGGCCACCGCCTACGCGGCCGGCCCGTCCCTGGCGGCCGCCGTGACCGACGGCGGACCGCTGCCTGCCCACTCCGTACGGGTGCTGGGCGCGGGCCTCGCCGAGGCGCTGGCGGCGGTGCACGAACTGGGCCTGGTGCACCGGGACGTGAAGCCGTCCAACGTCCTGCTGACCCTGGACGGACCGCTGCTCATCGACTTCGGCATCGCCCGCGCCACGGACGGCACCGCGTCACTGACCTCGTCCGGCGTGTCGATCGGCTCGCCCGGCTACATGTCGCCCGAACAGATCCTGGGCAAGGGCGTCACCGGCGCGGCGGACGTCTTCTCCCTCGGCGCGGTCCTGGCCTACGCGGCGACCGGGGAGCCGCCCTTCCCCGGGGACTCCTCGGCCGCCCTGCTCTACAAGGTCGTCCACGAGCAGCCCGAACTCGGCTCACTCGGCGGCGACCTGCGGAAGGTGGCCGAGGCGTGCCTGACGAAGAACCCGGCCGCACGGCCGACCCCCGCGGACATCGCCCGACGCCTCGCTCCCGACGGGGCCGCGCGCCTGGTCGCGGGCGGGTGGCTGCCGGGGACACTGGTCGAACAGGTCAGCCGGAGCGCCGTACAACTGCTCAACCTGGAGACGACGGAGGCGGTGCCGTCCGGGCCGGTGGGGTTCAGCAGTCCGTCGGTGGGCGGGAATTCGGGGGCAGCCGTGTCGGCCGCGGTGGGGGAGTTCGGACCGGCGCCGGACATGTCGGTGCCGGCGTCCTCCGCCGTGGGGCCGCCGACTTTCGTGCCGGGGGAGGGGAACGCCGTACCGGGTGCCCCGACCGTCGTACCGGAGCCGAGGGACGGGGTGCCTGCCGGACAGGGACAGGGTGTCGGACAGGGACCGGGTGTCGGACAGGGACCGGGTGCCGAGCAGCGTCCGGGTGCCGAGCAGCGTCCGGGCAAGGTCTCCGTCTCCGTGGCGGCCGTCTCCACTCCGGGCGAGGGAGGCCGTGGGCGCCGGGTCAGCTGTACGGTGGCGCTCGCGGTCGCCGGGGCGCTGGCCGCGGTGACCGTGGGGCTGGGCTTCGTGATCCGCCCGATGCTCGGCGGCGACGAAGACTCCAGTGCCGGCAGCGGCCATGAGTACTCCCCGGCACCGAGCGCCGCATCCAGCACCGCGCCCAGCGACGCATCAAGTGACGCGGCCGGCGCGCCGACCGCCGTCCCTGCCCGCTACCTCGGCACCTGGGAGGGCCAGGGCACCGCGCTCGACGGCAACCTCCCCATCGGCACCTTCCGGCTCACGGTCCACCGGGCCGACGTCGGCGAGGAGTTGGGCCGCATGACACAGACGGACCAGCTGGGCGGCGTCTGCACCGACGTCCTCACCCTGAAGAAGGTGACGAAGACGCAACTCGTCGCAACGTCGGTGGGGGCCAAGAACAACCACGAGGGCTGCAACCCGGCTCCCCACTCGGTCGAGTTGACGCCGGTCGGGGACGACCTCAAGTACGCGTCGGACAGTTCGGCGGAGGGGAATCCGGTTTCGCGGATGTCGAAGGTCAAGTAG
- a CDS encoding FtsK/SpoIIIE domain-containing protein, with protein MRWLPHARPAGGQDVNVLIGTDAETVGARIGELTQILDARKKAAEQNRGQGTGFSDPDIVVVWDGSRRLRSLPGAVRLLREGPAVAMYAICLDAEERFLPGECQAFVVAEPKAREYDAESDAGRPAAQQQVAGGFPSFQAWHATSSPEGERSEQTVELRLRVEEAGAEGIKDVRPDFVSAAWALRLARSLSALRDISGETEDSALPGAGRLLDVLQLEPPTSDAIVARWRMGGQSTLAVIGESYDGPFGIDMRKDGPHGLIAGTTGSGKSELLQTIVASLAVANTPENMTFVLVDYKGGSAFKDCVKLPHTVGMVTDLDAHLVERALESLGAELKRREHILAAADAKDIEDYQDLVRRDPSHAPVPRLLIVIDEFASMVRDLPDFVTGLVNIAQRGRSLGIHLLLATQRPSGVVSPEIRANTNLRIALRVTDGGESSDVIDSPEAGHISKNTPGRAYVRLGHASLVPFQSGRVGGRRPGAADPTALAPWVGELAWADLGRAALVKPKAQAPQDEEITDLKVLVDAVRDANGSLGIPAQHSPWLLALAETLLLDEVEVPVAALAPGKLPPAPYGVEDLPADQAHRPVVVDFATFGHLMIGGAPRSGRSQVLRTIAGSIARTHSCADVHLYGIDCGNGALNALTRLPHCGAVVGRNQTERVIRLVNRLKGELGRRQDLLAEKGYADIGEQRAAAPEDERLPHIVVLLDRWEGWVPTLGEIDHGSLTDELTTMMREGASVGIHLVLTGDRTLLVGRVATLTEDKYGLRLADRSDFSTLGIPARKVPEEIPPGRAFRNESGTETQFALLAEDTTGQGQAAAIGAIGEAATARDASVPRSRRPFRVDSLPSRISFADAWEMRDPEASRSRLWALAGIGGDEIVGFGPDLADGVPSFVIAGPAKSGRSTVLMNFAQSYLSQGTRLVVAAPRQSPVRGLDGTEGVLKVFTGDDIDEDDFEEVIDSASLEEPITVLVDDGEILEDLDAESHMKRIVSRGAERGLALVIAGDEEDVCSGFSGWQVDAKKARRGILLSPQESSSGDLIGVRLSRSMVGGQVVPGKGMLHLGDGELRTVVIPG; from the coding sequence GTGCGCTGGCTGCCGCACGCCCGCCCGGCCGGCGGTCAGGACGTCAACGTCCTCATCGGCACCGACGCCGAGACCGTCGGAGCCCGTATCGGCGAGCTGACCCAGATCCTCGACGCGCGCAAGAAGGCCGCCGAGCAGAACCGCGGTCAGGGGACCGGTTTCAGCGATCCGGACATCGTCGTCGTATGGGACGGATCGCGGCGGCTGCGCTCGCTGCCGGGTGCCGTACGGCTGCTGCGCGAGGGACCGGCCGTCGCGATGTACGCCATCTGCCTCGACGCGGAGGAGCGGTTCCTGCCGGGTGAGTGCCAGGCGTTCGTCGTCGCCGAGCCCAAGGCCCGGGAGTACGACGCCGAGAGCGACGCCGGCCGGCCCGCGGCTCAGCAGCAGGTCGCCGGGGGCTTCCCGTCCTTCCAGGCCTGGCATGCCACCAGCAGCCCCGAGGGCGAACGGAGCGAGCAGACGGTGGAGTTGCGGCTGCGCGTCGAGGAGGCCGGTGCGGAGGGCATCAAGGACGTGCGGCCCGACTTCGTGTCCGCGGCATGGGCGCTGCGGCTCGCCCGGTCGCTGTCCGCCCTGCGTGACATCAGCGGGGAGACCGAGGACTCGGCCCTGCCGGGTGCCGGCCGGCTGCTGGACGTGCTCCAGTTGGAGCCGCCGACCAGCGATGCCATCGTCGCGCGGTGGCGGATGGGCGGGCAGTCCACGCTCGCGGTGATCGGTGAGTCGTACGACGGTCCGTTCGGCATCGACATGCGCAAGGACGGGCCGCACGGTCTGATCGCCGGTACGACGGGTTCCGGCAAGTCGGAGCTGCTGCAGACCATCGTGGCGTCGCTGGCCGTGGCCAACACGCCGGAGAACATGACCTTCGTGCTCGTCGACTACAAGGGCGGCTCGGCGTTCAAGGACTGTGTGAAGCTGCCGCACACCGTCGGCATGGTCACCGACCTCGACGCGCACCTCGTCGAACGCGCCCTGGAGTCGCTGGGCGCCGAGCTGAAGCGGCGCGAGCACATCCTGGCCGCCGCCGACGCCAAGGACATCGAGGACTATCAGGATCTCGTGCGCAGGGATCCCTCGCACGCGCCCGTTCCTCGACTGCTCATCGTCATCGACGAGTTCGCGTCCATGGTGCGCGATCTGCCCGACTTCGTGACCGGTCTGGTCAACATCGCCCAGCGGGGCCGTTCGCTGGGCATCCATCTGCTGCTCGCCACTCAGCGGCCCAGCGGTGTCGTCTCGCCCGAGATCCGTGCCAACACCAACCTCCGTATCGCCCTGCGTGTGACGGACGGCGGCGAGTCGTCCGACGTCATCGACTCGCCGGAAGCCGGGCACATCTCCAAGAACACGCCCGGCCGGGCGTATGTGCGCCTCGGTCATGCGTCCCTGGTGCCCTTCCAGTCGGGGCGGGTCGGTGGCCGCAGGCCCGGTGCCGCCGACCCCACCGCCCTCGCCCCGTGGGTGGGCGAGCTGGCCTGGGCGGACCTGGGCCGGGCCGCGCTGGTCAAGCCGAAGGCTCAGGCACCGCAGGATGAGGAGATCACCGACCTGAAGGTGCTCGTCGACGCCGTCCGCGACGCCAACGGCAGCCTCGGCATTCCGGCCCAGCACAGCCCGTGGCTGCTCGCCCTCGCCGAGACGCTGCTGCTCGACGAGGTCGAGGTCCCGGTCGCGGCCCTCGCCCCGGGCAAGCTGCCGCCCGCGCCGTACGGCGTGGAGGACCTGCCGGCCGACCAGGCGCACCGCCCGGTCGTGGTCGACTTCGCGACCTTCGGGCATCTGATGATCGGCGGTGCGCCGCGCAGCGGCCGCTCGCAGGTGCTGCGGACGATCGCGGGCTCCATCGCCCGCACCCACTCCTGCGCCGACGTCCACCTCTACGGCATCGACTGCGGCAACGGCGCCCTGAACGCGCTGACCCGGCTGCCGCACTGCGGCGCGGTCGTGGGCCGTAACCAGACCGAGCGGGTGATCCGCCTGGTCAACCGGCTCAAGGGTGAACTCGGCCGCCGTCAGGACCTGTTGGCGGAGAAGGGTTACGCCGACATCGGCGAGCAGCGGGCCGCGGCACCCGAGGACGAGCGGCTGCCGCACATCGTCGTCCTCCTCGACCGCTGGGAGGGCTGGGTGCCCACCCTCGGCGAGATCGATCACGGCTCGCTGACAGACGAGCTGACGACGATGATGCGGGAGGGTGCGAGCGTCGGCATCCATCTGGTGCTGACCGGTGACCGTACGCTGCTCGTCGGCCGTGTCGCCACGCTCACCGAGGACAAGTACGGCCTGCGCCTAGCCGACCGCAGCGACTTCTCCACGCTCGGCATCCCGGCCCGCAAGGTGCCGGAGGAGATCCCGCCGGGCCGTGCCTTCCGCAACGAGTCCGGTACGGAGACGCAGTTCGCGCTGCTCGCCGAGGACACCACGGGGCAGGGCCAGGCGGCGGCGATCGGCGCGATCGGTGAGGCCGCCACGGCCCGAGACGCGTCCGTGCCGCGCTCCCGGCGTCCCTTCCGGGTGGACAGCCTGCCCAGCCGGATCTCCTTCGCCGACGCCTGGGAGATGCGCGACCCGGAGGCCTCCCGCTCGCGGCTGTGGGCGCTGGCCGGCATCGGCGGCGACGAGATCGTCGGCTTCGGACCGGACCTGGCCGACGGCGTGCCGTCGTTCGTCATCGCGGGCCCGGCGAAGTCCGGCCGCTCGACGGTTCTGATGAACTTCGCCCAGTCCTATCTCTCGCAGGGCACACGGCTGGTCGTCGCGGCCCCGCGTCAGTCGCCGGTACGCGGGCTCGACGGCACGGAGGGCGTGCTGAAGGTCTTCACCGGCGACGACATCGACGAGGACGACTTCGAGGAGGTCATCGACTCGGCGTCGCTGGAGGAGCCGATCACCGTCCTCGTCGACGACGGCGAGATCCTCGAGGACCTGGACGCCGAGTCCCATATGAAGCGGATCGTCTCCCGCGGCGCCGAACGCGGCCTCGCCCTCGTCATCGCCGGTGACGAGGAGGACGTGTGCAGCGGCTTCTCCGGCTGGCAGGTCGACGCCAAGAAGGCCCGCCGCGGCATCCTGCTCTCCCCGCAGGAGTCGTCGAGCGGGGACCTGATCGGCGTACGGCTGTCCCGGAGCATGGTCGGCGGCCAGGTGGTACCGGGAAAGGGCATGCTGCACCTGGGCGACGGTGAGCTGCGGACGGTGGTGATTCCCGGGTGA
- a CDS encoding WXG100 family type VII secretion target, with the protein MAISGADLDALNKLVTHFKSQKINLESVFSGLNSAADESHGYWTGPLADKFRHEWTAMKPHLQKIVDLLHEAHQASQTHHDNIRRATAGH; encoded by the coding sequence ATGGCAATCAGTGGTGCCGATCTCGACGCGCTGAACAAGCTGGTCACTCACTTCAAGAGCCAGAAGATCAACCTGGAGTCGGTGTTCAGTGGTCTGAACTCGGCCGCTGACGAGAGCCACGGCTACTGGACGGGTCCGCTGGCGGACAAGTTCCGTCACGAGTGGACGGCTATGAAGCCGCACCTGCAGAAGATCGTGGATCTGCTGCACGAGGCCCACCAGGCGTCGCAGACCCACCACGACAACATCCGCAGGGCCACCGCCGGTCACTGA
- a CDS encoding WXG100 family type VII secretion target: protein MAISGADLDALNKMVNHFKSQKINLESVFSGLNSAADESHGYWTGPLADKFRHEWTAMKPHLQKIVDLLHEAHQASQTHHDNIRRATAGH from the coding sequence ATGGCAATCAGTGGTGCCGATCTCGATGCGCTGAACAAGATGGTCAATCACTTCAAGAGCCAGAAGATCAACCTGGAGTCGGTGTTCAGCGGCCTGAACTCGGCCGCTGACGAGAGCCACGGCTACTGGACCGGTCCGCTGGCGGACAAGTTCCGCCACGAGTGGACCGCGATGAAGCCGCACCTGCAGAAGATCGTGGATCTGCTGCACGAGGCCCACCAGGCCTCGCAGACCCACCACGACAACATCCGCAGGGCCACTGCCGGCCACTGA
- a CDS encoding FtsK/SpoIIIE domain-containing protein — MRVSVTVVRQGTDPQDVNLDFSEDASVAEVAKALAPTAAPASPVVARLAQVSYDPRFDGTAAPTTPDLWADGLYCAPDARASDVLRDGMRISVDDSVGPFLRAGEPSGRYELRVTGGPGAGRVGRLAAGVTTIGSAQTCTIAISDPRLPQDALRVSLAVDGRVTLAPGQADTEVLLDGEPVTAERQWPLGALVRCGGSLLVLDDPVEPDAHLAPMGEGGLAYNRPPRLSSLPPRARLVVPDPPRKAERHRFQLIASVTPLIFGVVMYLMTKQVYTLLFCLMSPVMMAGEWVSQNREGKKKNRTSVKEYKAQKAKYEEELASLSAADQRARRTAYPDAASLLLFATGPRRRLWERRLTDPDALVLRVGVTDLPANIELVAGPGQATDGPPEPPTVQDVPVPLPFTELGVVGLAGARPQALAGARWFAAQAAVLHSPRDLSLVVLSSAPDADAAWGWVHWLPHAAPQIGQDCVALVGSDAETIGKRVTELLNELNRRKEAAAAGAAGRLRPDPYVLIVLDGARLLRRVPGVPQLLQEGPLYGMFALCVDEDERLLPEECRAAICWPMGSMDHVVLRGAGLDALGEVLADQVPHAWCELLARSLAPVRDVSRDDADSALPSAARLLSLLQMPDPTGADIERIWRSGGATTRFPVGVGAEGTFFLDLRLDGPHGLVAGTTGAGKSELLQTLITSLAVHNRPDALNFVLIDYKGGAAFQDCSRLPHTVGMVSDLDAHLTERALASLAAELRRREEILLDAGAKDIEDYADTRRLRPELEPMPRLVIIIDEFASLVAELPDFVAGLVDIARRGRSLGVHLILATQRPAGVVSQDIRANTNLRIALRVTNRDESADVIDAPDAGSISKSTPGRMYVRSGANALVAVQSARIGGRRPGASSAPSVGLLPLPWGSIGRPLPRRADDGDDGTMVTDLAVLVDAIAEGSQRMGFGAPHSPWLPPLPEHVTVADLHQETRPAHGDVAPAVFGVIDVPSRQARSPLNLDLVDGEHLLIIGGPRSGRSTALRTIAASLATTTSPADVHLYGIDCGANILLPLTRLPHCGGIITRDETERLVRLLGRLQAEITRRQQLLAHLGVSSVAEQRASAQGEDRLPYMVLLLDGWESYVSTFEGYDYGKLIEAITRLFREGPAVGLRVVMTTDRTGMSGAMTTSFGERLILRLTDPNDYGMVGINPRSVPKDMPPGRALRLTDDGVQECQLALLAADPAGKAQVEALQRIATEATRLHARPPRPLRPMRVDALPVRCTVREALALDPEFAPASDLWALVGVGGDELAPLGADLSEAGPGFVVAGPPKSGRSSTLIAMARSMTRAGLPVVLITPKRSPLKELEGEPGVLGVLTGDATQHDLTELLSPVSTERYAVLVDDAELLYDTPLAEGLEEVVRSGLDGDHAVIAAGSAEALGSQYRGFVVEARRNRHGLLLAPTPDAGEQLFGVRLPRTSSAGPAGRGVLIQGGAVTQVQAVIND; from the coding sequence ATGCGGGTGTCCGTCACGGTGGTCCGGCAAGGCACGGATCCACAGGACGTCAATCTTGACTTCAGTGAGGACGCGAGTGTTGCCGAGGTGGCCAAGGCGTTGGCGCCGACGGCCGCTCCCGCCTCCCCCGTCGTTGCCAGGTTGGCGCAGGTTTCGTACGACCCGCGGTTCGACGGCACGGCGGCGCCCACCACACCCGATCTGTGGGCCGATGGGCTGTACTGCGCCCCCGACGCCCGCGCGAGCGATGTACTCCGCGACGGCATGCGCATATCCGTCGACGACAGCGTGGGTCCGTTCCTGCGGGCGGGCGAGCCGTCGGGGCGCTACGAACTGCGCGTCACCGGAGGACCGGGCGCCGGCCGGGTCGGCCGGCTGGCCGCGGGTGTAACCACGATCGGCTCGGCGCAGACCTGCACCATCGCCATCTCCGACCCTCGTCTTCCCCAGGACGCGCTGCGCGTGAGCCTCGCGGTCGACGGCCGGGTCACCCTGGCCCCGGGGCAGGCCGACACGGAGGTGCTTCTCGACGGCGAACCCGTCACCGCGGAGCGCCAGTGGCCGCTGGGCGCGCTCGTGCGCTGCGGCGGTTCCCTGCTGGTCCTCGACGACCCGGTGGAACCCGACGCGCACCTGGCCCCGATGGGAGAGGGCGGGCTCGCCTACAACCGTCCGCCCCGGCTGTCCTCGCTGCCACCGCGGGCGCGGCTGGTGGTTCCCGATCCGCCCCGCAAGGCCGAGCGCCACCGCTTCCAACTGATCGCCTCCGTCACACCGTTGATCTTCGGCGTGGTCATGTACCTCATGACCAAGCAGGTGTACACGCTGCTGTTCTGCCTGATGAGTCCGGTGATGATGGCGGGCGAATGGGTCAGTCAGAACCGTGAGGGCAAGAAGAAGAACCGCACATCGGTGAAGGAGTACAAGGCGCAGAAAGCCAAGTACGAAGAGGAGTTGGCGAGCCTCAGCGCCGCAGACCAGCGGGCGCGGCGCACCGCCTACCCGGACGCCGCCTCCCTCCTGCTGTTCGCGACGGGACCGCGGCGCCGCCTGTGGGAGCGCCGGCTCACCGACCCGGACGCCCTCGTCCTGCGCGTCGGCGTGACGGATCTTCCGGCGAACATCGAACTCGTCGCCGGCCCCGGACAGGCAACTGACGGGCCCCCCGAGCCACCGACCGTCCAGGATGTTCCGGTGCCCCTGCCGTTCACGGAGCTGGGCGTGGTCGGCCTGGCCGGAGCACGGCCCCAGGCCTTGGCGGGCGCCCGCTGGTTCGCCGCCCAGGCCGCCGTCCTGCACAGTCCACGCGATCTGTCCCTGGTCGTGCTCTCCTCGGCCCCGGATGCCGACGCCGCGTGGGGCTGGGTGCACTGGCTGCCGCACGCCGCACCGCAGATCGGCCAGGACTGCGTCGCCCTCGTCGGCTCGGACGCCGAGACCATCGGCAAGCGCGTCACCGAGCTGCTCAACGAACTGAACCGCCGCAAGGAGGCAGCCGCGGCGGGCGCGGCGGGCCGGCTGCGGCCCGACCCCTACGTACTGATCGTCCTGGACGGTGCGCGGCTGCTGCGCCGCGTGCCCGGCGTCCCGCAGCTCCTCCAGGAGGGCCCGCTGTACGGGATGTTCGCGCTGTGCGTCGACGAGGACGAGCGGCTGCTGCCCGAGGAGTGCCGGGCGGCGATCTGCTGGCCGATGGGCTCGATGGACCACGTGGTGCTGCGCGGCGCGGGACTGGACGCCCTGGGCGAGGTGCTGGCCGACCAGGTGCCCCACGCCTGGTGCGAGTTGCTGGCACGCTCGCTGGCGCCGGTGCGCGATGTCAGCCGCGACGACGCGGACAGCGCGCTGCCGTCGGCGGCCCGTCTGCTGAGCCTGCTGCAGATGCCCGATCCGACGGGCGCCGACATCGAGCGGATCTGGCGGTCCGGGGGCGCCACGACCCGCTTCCCGGTCGGCGTCGGCGCCGAGGGAACCTTCTTCCTCGACCTCCGGCTGGACGGACCGCACGGGCTCGTCGCCGGTACCACCGGCGCCGGCAAGTCCGAGCTGCTGCAGACGCTCATCACCTCGCTGGCCGTCCACAACCGGCCCGACGCCCTGAACTTCGTCCTGATCGACTACAAGGGCGGCGCCGCGTTCCAGGACTGCTCCCGGTTGCCGCACACCGTCGGCATGGTCAGCGACCTCGACGCGCATCTGACGGAGCGCGCCCTGGCCTCGCTCGCCGCCGAACTGCGGCGGCGCGAGGAGATCCTCCTGGACGCGGGCGCGAAGGACATCGAGGACTACGCCGACACCCGGCGGCTGCGGCCGGAGCTGGAGCCGATGCCGCGCCTGGTCATCATCATCGACGAGTTCGCCTCGCTGGTGGCCGAACTGCCGGACTTCGTCGCCGGTCTCGTCGACATCGCCCGCCGTGGCCGCTCCCTGGGCGTCCACCTCATCCTCGCCACGCAGCGTCCCGCGGGCGTCGTCAGCCAGGACATCCGTGCCAACACCAACCTGCGCATCGCGCTGCGCGTGACGAACCGGGACGAATCCGCGGACGTCATCGACGCCCCGGACGCCGGGAGCATCTCGAAGTCCACTCCGGGCCGGATGTACGTACGGTCCGGTGCGAACGCGCTGGTGGCCGTCCAGTCGGCACGCATCGGTGGCCGACGCCCCGGTGCGTCGTCGGCGCCGAGCGTCGGCCTCCTCCCGCTGCCCTGGGGCTCCATCGGCCGCCCGCTGCCCCGGCGGGCCGACGACGGGGACGACGGCACCATGGTCACGGACCTCGCGGTGCTGGTCGACGCGATCGCCGAGGGATCGCAGCGCATGGGCTTCGGCGCGCCGCACAGCCCGTGGCTGCCCCCGCTGCCCGAACACGTCACGGTCGCCGACCTGCACCAGGAGACCCGCCCCGCACACGGCGACGTGGCCCCGGCGGTCTTCGGCGTCATCGACGTCCCGTCCCGGCAGGCGCGCTCCCCGCTCAACCTGGACCTGGTGGACGGCGAGCACCTGCTGATCATCGGCGGCCCCCGCTCCGGCCGTTCCACCGCACTACGCACGATCGCGGCCTCCCTGGCCACGACCACGAGCCCCGCCGACGTCCATCTCTACGGCATCGACTGCGGTGCCAACATCCTGCTGCCGCTGACCCGACTGCCGCACTGCGGCGGCATCATCACCCGCGACGAGACCGAGCGCCTCGTCCGCCTGCTGGGCCGCCTCCAGGCCGAGATCACCCGGCGCCAGCAGCTCTTGGCCCATCTCGGCGTCTCCAGCGTGGCGGAGCAGCGGGCATCGGCCCAGGGTGAGGACCGGCTGCCGTACATGGTGCTCCTCCTCGACGGCTGGGAGAGCTACGTCTCCACCTTCGAGGGCTACGACTACGGCAAGCTGATCGAAGCCATCACCCGGCTGTTCCGCGAGGGCCCGGCCGTCGGCCTGCGCGTGGTGATGACAACCGACCGCACCGGCATGTCCGGCGCCATGACCACCTCCTTCGGCGAACGGCTCATCCTGCGGCTCACCGACCCCAACGACTACGGCATGGTCGGCATCAACCCGCGTTCCGTACCCAAGGACATGCCGCCCGGACGCGCCCTGCGCCTGACCGACGACGGCGTGCAGGAGTGCCAGCTCGCCCTGCTCGCCGCCGACCCGGCGGGCAAGGCGCAGGTGGAGGCACTGCAGCGGATCGCGACGGAGGCCACTCGGCTCCACGCCCGTCCCCCACGCCCGCTCCGCCCGATGCGGGTGGACGCCCTGCCCGTACGCTGCACGGTCCGCGAAGCCCTCGCCCTGGACCCAGAGTTCGCGCCCGCGTCGGACCTGTGGGCCCTCGTCGGCGTCGGTGGCGACGAACTCGCCCCGCTCGGCGCCGACTTGTCCGAGGCCGGACCGGGCTTCGTCGTCGCGGGACCGCCGAAGTCGGGCCGGTCGAGCACCCTGATCGCGATGGCACGCTCGATGACACGGGCCGGCCTGCCCGTGGTGCTGATCACCCCGAAGCGCTCCCCGCTGAAGGAACTGGAAGGAGAACCCGGCGTCCTCGGCGTCCTGACCGGCGACGCCACCCAGCACGACCTCACCGAACTCCTGTCGCCGGTGTCGACCGAGCGCTACGCGGTCCTCGTGGACGACGCGGAACTGCTCTACGACACCCCGCTGGCCGAGGGTCTGGAGGAGGTCGTCCGCAGCGGGCTGGACGGCGACCACGCGGTCATCGCAGCGGGTTCGGCCGAGGCCCTGGGTTCCCAGTACCGCGGCTTCGTGGTCGAGGCACGGCGCAACCGCCACGGCCTCCTGCTCGCCCCCACGCCGGACGCCGGCGAACAGCTCTTCGGCGTCCGCCTCCCCCGCACGTCCTCGGCCGGCCCCGCAGGCCGGGGGGTGCTGATCCAGGGGGGTGCGGTCACGCAGGTACAGGCCGTGATCAATGACTGA